Part of the Mangifera indica cultivar Alphonso chromosome 4, CATAS_Mindica_2.1, whole genome shotgun sequence genome, GATTGAATCAAGAATGATGAGATCTTAAATTAAGACAACAAGCATACGAATTTTGGTGTAAAAACGTCATCCCTTCATTATGagaaaaagatattaatataataagcaATCATAATTCTAAAAGGACTAACCTAACCGATGACCCAATGGATTTTCATATTTCCTAAATCCATTACCTATTTAACTATTcaaaaactctaattaaaattaatataacaattggatttataacaaaaattaacttaacCTATTAAACACACATAACTCGACTAATAAGGTTTGAACTTTAGTAATAATTCTAGCccaatataaattatcataaaataacataatattaaacCTACTTAAGCAATCTTGGACGTACCCTTGAAACTTCTTTGGTTTAAAATTACAAGAActcttgaatttgaatttaaattagattaatctCTCTTTTAGATCTTTCAAGTATCCAAtcctttttaagcaaacttgTCTTGACCTCCAAGTCTTCAATAAGCCCTATTAAAGTCTACTACATCTTCTTAGCTTTTGATCTCGTGATTGATCAAATCGAAATGTGCAAAAGATCTTTATTGGACTTGTTTGACTCCTCCGGTGTATTCCAATCTCTCGGATATGGTAGTTGCTCCTTCTTGCTGCTATCACCACCAATGTTGAACTTAAGAGTCAGATAATTCTAAGACACTTTTAGAAACGGCTGCTAATAGCGTGGAATTTTGGAGTGTGGCTTACTAAACGGTGGCTGCATGTGAATgctaatattaaaacaatttctTTAATAACGTTGAAACTGAGAGAGTCCGATAATTCTAAGACATCATTATCATACTTTAacacctaatttttttttttaataatatgtatgTACTTGTTGTGTCCATTAATTTGCTTCACTCCAAAGATTATTATCTACACGAAAGACgtgtataataataatgtaaaacTTCTTGGGTTTTGTTTTCCATTCGTCCAAATTCTGGTAGGTTGGAGTAACTAGAAGATcgttgaaaatattaataaaccgAAAGCAAATATTAAGGTTCTACAGGGTTCCCACTTTTGttgaatttaaacaattaaaccATTgaccaaaagaaagaaaataagcaaTGCCTAACCTTACCTTAAATCCTTAATCAAGTCATCTTCCATAATGATAGAAGAAAGGAATAgaaaaaatagccaaaaaaaagaaaactccaTGGGAATTAACAGGTCGCTACAAAGTTTAGGTAAATGGAATTAACCACGAAGAAATTTCACCATCGATATTCGAAACTAATATTCAAAACTATTATTAAGGGCAAATTTAGTCACCTTGTAACACAATCTCTCACTCTACAATATTTTGGCTACCCACCTTGTAATAAAAAttcactatattttttttttgtttttgttgttattacCTTCTAATTCATTCAAATGTGGTTAGTTTTACAGTTTTCGTAttgtaaattgaaaatttgacaaatggGTATAACTGTACAAATGGTCAcgtgtttattttaaagaaaaccaACGtctattattagtaaattaactATTCTATCATCGTGACTGACTGAGGAATTATAGAAGAATAGattcttttaaagttttgtCTTCAAGCAAGTGTTCTGAGTCTCACAGCAAATGGGAATGCATATAAGAAAAGCGAAagcaaaaagaatgaaaataataattagaaaaaatacaATGAAACCATCGAAAGTCTCCACGTCGAAATCAATTGACATAgacctaaaaaatattaaataggaTATTACGTGCTTGCTGTAAAAGGAAACTAATTAATAGAAAcaattgttattataataattgaagataaaataattatgaagaTTTGTAAGACAAGAAGTTAGGAAGGAGGACTAATATATTGTATTCTTGATAGTCTGTTTTTAtaatgaagataaaataataatgaagatTTGTAAGACAAGGAGTAACGAAGGAGgactaataaattatattcttgATAGTCtgcttttatattatattcttgaGATGCCTACAAATAAGACAAGAGGGAGTTATTATTTCTAGTACTGTTGTCTTCTCTCAAAGCTATCTATAACACTATTAATAGCAGCATAACTGCATAagtgaaagattataaaatgaGTCTAACAGCCGCCAACCCTCCAATATTTTTCACAAAAGTACACATAAGTTTAAGTCTGTCATCCAAATGAAGAGTTTCATTTGATTGACGACGCAtccaaataaaactatttatctAGTTTCATTGAATCCAAACGACTGGCTAGAGAAGTGGAAAGGGAAAAATGTGATAGGCCAATGAGGATGGTTTAGGGTGAAAAAAAGAGGTCGTTAAAGATGGAGATAATAGCAGAAAAGGGATATAAGTTGCCGAATTTTGctgtaaatttaaattcaaactgaactagCTTGAGTCCAATCCTTATGAGAAATATTAAAGGCATTAAATAAGATGTTTAAAACATCACATAAAGGGAAAATCCAAGGACAGGGAAAGCACCACACTCCCTAAGTTTGATAATTAATGAGACATTAACTAGATTGACGCATTTGCCTGAGCTGTTTCGCCACATCAATCATGTTTAGCTTATCTTCTTCTGAATGCGAGAGACATTTGAAGGCCAATTCAAGAAATTGCACCTTTTAAATGCGTTTCACCTTCTGGTATAAATTGGGAGAAGGAAAAGTTTAACGGTTTTGGAACGTAGTCTTCATCGAATCGAATTGATATCCCTAAACACAATACGCCTGGAGAATCCACTATGAAGACATGTAATTGCATTAGCTATCTCCATTGCAATCTTAATCATACGTCTAAATAACAGAAGCTCCAGAACAATGAGCTCTTAAATATATAACCATGAGTAGAGTTTAGATGGCGATAAATCATTGAACTTCATAAAAGAAACTTGAAGGTTCTGTAAAAATGAAACATACCTAGTGTATCTGTTGCGTAGTGTTGACCCGAATTTTGTAAGGGGTTATTTGAATTAACGAAGTGTGGATTTAaggattgaattttcaaaatctttttcaagATATACTTGagtacatgataacacatcagtTTTTTGTATCCATTTGTGTATTATTGCCTCAGAAAATCACACTCTCTGTCATGGAAAGGGTTTGAAAGCAGAAGAGTTCTTTAACAAGTTTCTTAGCCTATCAATTGAAGAAAAGGTGCACGCTATATACATCctatatattatctttatgTACAACTAATGCTTCTTCCTTCTTTCCAGTAGGAGTATCcagaaaaaaacaagaaaacgtTCCCTCAGTTCGAAGGTTTTTCTTGGTTTTATTGGTTGTGCTGGATCCTGCTACTTGAAGGAAGGGAGAAGAATTAGTTGTAcataaagataatatatagCGTGAACGTTTTCTTCATCCGATAGGCTAAACAACTTGCTAAAGAACTCCTGCTTTCAAACTCTTTCCATGATAGATTGTGTGATTTTGTGAAGCAATAATATACAAACGGGTACAAAAGcctgatgtgttatcatgtactCAAGTATATTTGAAATGGCTTCCTTGATCTTCTTGTTCTGATCTTCTGTAAGACATGTGGGAAACAGAACCTCAAATGTGACATAAAGGTCTCCTTTCTTGTTGATAAAATGCAATGGCATTCCTTCGCCTTTGAACTTTCTCACTTCCTTGGGCTTAGTGATTCCCTGaagaaaaatttaaagtatGCCATCAGATAAATTTTTAGCGTCGATCCGTTCCCAGCTCACTTAATCAGTAACCACAGTCAAATCAAATGGTTTAAAGGCTATGCTCATGCTAACCTTTGACCTAATGTCAACCAAATGTTCATCAAGGTGCTTGAAGGTCTTGTCAAAACCGACAGGAGCTTGAACCTGAAAGGAGGCAACCAGGTAGAACTCCAATGAGACTGGATGGTTTTCTTCAAAAAGGGATAAGTATCCCCTACTCttgtcaaattatatattattaataatattactagAAATGAGATTTACCAGAGTAACAGTTGTATGCAAGTTAGTTCCTTCCCTTCTGAAGGTATCATGGATTGCTGTGGGAATGCGGAACTGCAAAGAGTGTGAGAGTTATCTTCTGTTGCAaagtgaatataaaaaatacaaattacaaGCAAGGGTTGAAAACTAACCATAAGCTCTCCAGATTCCCCATCTATTATTGGTTCACCATCTTCATAGAAAACCCCCTCTTGAAaccaaatgaattaaaaaagaaaaaaagctagttaaaaatacaaaaacaataaatgggCACGAATAATGGCACCACATGTTTTCCACAAACTTTGTCACACTTCTGAAGTATTGGACATTTGAAATTACATCTAAGAAGATGTACTAAACTGCCTTGTGATGGTACATGATAAATATACTCTCGGACAAATAGAAGTGTGCTGAAATTTTGTACAACAAAAAAACTACTGGTACTAGtccataaatatatttacacCAGAGTGCATGCTCATAAAGTGAATAAACTGCTCGTGCGGAAGGTGTCATTATGGTCTAACAAGGCGAACTTCAGCTTCACAAAAGGAATCTGTCTTGacttttgataaattaaattatgaaagaaaaagtcACGTAGCTGTGAACGAGATGAATGAATTTGGATTCAATTTACCGAAGAGTGACTAAAAGCAGAAACAAATCAGTAATCAAGGTCCACAGCTTTCATCATTCCGAGTTTCCCTCAAGAGTCTTAGCTGATCGGAGAGtctaatttcttttctattcattatataataatccACTGAAGGAGGGAGAACAGGGGAGTGGGGGTGGGCGTAGGCTGCACTGTAAGGTCATCGCTTTCAATCACATCTTCCAAAGTTTCACAGGGCAAGATGACTAAGTTCCAAAGGAAATGGCAATATTACATGCCTCTTGGTATAAAATTCCTTCAACAAATGTCTAACGCATCTTAAATGAATGGTATAAAACTTACTTGTCCATCTTGCATCCCTTTGGTGTGTTATCAACACTGTGATTGGGATTTACAAATGAAATGGCTTAGTTGTATTTCCATTTGTTGATAAGACTTATCATGGttaattaatgtatataatttagatgttCATATGTAAGTCAAGAGAGAGTTATTATTTCTATTGCTGGCGTTTTCTCTCAAAGCTATTAGTGGATTGCAGTTTACCTATAACACTATAAAATATATCAGCataagtgaaagaaaataaaatgagtcTGACAGCCGCCAGCCCTATGTTAATTTTCACCAAGCACAAACAAGATTAAGCTTTTTTTAAGCAAGTAAAAACAACACTAAAAACGATCAAACTCAAAAGCAACAGTTTGTTTTTCCTAAGTACATGCGTAGAGAATCGTCTAATTATCTCATAAGCCAGATAATCAAGGAAAGAATGATCAGAAACAACATAAGCATGATAgctattaaaaagataatataaagaGCATGAGGGTCTGATGGCTGCCGATTGTCCTCACCGTCATCATCATCGTCCTTCTTGTCACGTCTTTTTCTTAATCTGCTGATACGACCAGGGCGAATGTTCTCAACCCTCCCACCTTTACTACATTTTGTCCACTTAATATTTTGGAAGTAACCAACATTGCCCTGAAAATAATACAAACACGACCCAAGTTAGTTTCTAGTATATGGACATCAGTGATCAAAAACAGCATAAGCACAAGAAATTCTAGATTATATTTCTTGGTATAGAAACCTGTAGTGGCAGATTTGAACTTTGTGTTATTCCCGAATCCATAATATGATATTCATCATTTATCAGGCGATCCTGTGTGCATGGTAAGCAAGCACAGATTTTAGAATAACAATTACAGACTTGATTAGTACAATTCCATCCAAAATTCAC contains:
- the LOC123213587 gene encoding uncharacterized protein LOC123213587, which produces MLEFHSEQSEAFVGENAPVNDLGCNDRSLFSEQPDVFFEGIAFFQVIYDGEESLNKFLSLSLQEKVMSCSTGGKTPLSNFEAGQNYKDRLINDEYHIMDSGITQSSNLPLQGNVGYFQNIKWTKCSKGGRVENIRPGRISRLRKRRDKKDDDDDGEDNRQPSDPHALYIIFLIAIMLMLFLIILSLIIWLMR